One window of the Bacteroidota bacterium genome contains the following:
- a CDS encoding PD40 domain-containing protein, protein MKKVIYLSVFSLFIFGAAVAQEKTENKQNVFDKGSDAAKMVLAEQKFYAMDFAGALAIYKDVLAGKPNDANVLFHIAECHYELKQLKEAREFAEKSKGIDPKANINNALLLGKLYQLEDMKDEALAEFTFFKTNAGNKAIQESDVDMYILQVNTAKELMASPIDVKVENMGDVINSEYEDKAPMVSADGKTLIFTSQRPGKSSALNPEDGMYFEDIYISRWDTLKKAWADAELIPGALNTEGQDAATSISPDGKQIFLFKNDIEAESRGGDIYVSRLSSSGKWGAPKSMGKPINTTYAELGACISPDGKTLYFVSERQGGKGNADIWMVKRKTRTEWEKPVNLGDVVNTVEDDAGIFLAPDGKTLFFTSKGHNSMGGYDVFKTVNEGGKWSTPVNLGYPINTIYNDFCFSLSVDAKTGYIASNRKGGLGGRDVYKVDLTNYMVLEKDMKKKATADGPVMAILKGDVFDGSAGAGMEAEIVVYDETGTTKVGSTTSSEGSGEYFLTLLSGKTYLVKIEVKGFKPVEEKVEIKAAKEGATSVVKHYLLYKK, encoded by the coding sequence ATGAAAAAAGTAATTTATTTGTCGGTGTTTTCTTTGTTCATTTTTGGAGCAGCAGTTGCTCAGGAAAAAACAGAAAACAAGCAGAACGTTTTTGATAAAGGCAGTGATGCCGCTAAGATGGTTCTTGCTGAACAAAAATTTTATGCGATGGACTTTGCCGGTGCATTGGCAATTTATAAAGATGTATTGGCGGGTAAACCGAACGATGCAAATGTGCTTTTTCATATTGCTGAATGTCATTATGAATTGAAACAATTGAAAGAAGCACGCGAATTTGCTGAAAAATCGAAAGGAATTGACCCGAAAGCGAATATTAATAATGCGCTTTTGTTAGGGAAACTCTATCAGTTGGAAGATATGAAGGACGAAGCGTTAGCGGAATTTACGTTCTTTAAAACAAATGCCGGCAATAAAGCTATTCAAGAAAGTGATGTTGATATGTACATCCTTCAGGTAAATACAGCGAAGGAATTAATGGCAAGTCCGATTGATGTAAAAGTGGAGAATATGGGTGATGTGATCAATTCAGAGTATGAAGATAAAGCACCAATGGTCAGCGCTGATGGAAAAACATTAATTTTTACTTCTCAACGTCCGGGTAAATCCAGCGCATTAAATCCTGAGGATGGAATGTATTTCGAGGACATTTATATTTCTCGTTGGGATACACTGAAAAAAGCTTGGGCAGATGCCGAATTAATTCCCGGTGCATTAAATACCGAAGGACAAGATGCAGCAACCAGTATTTCTCCGGATGGGAAACAAATTTTTCTTTTCAAAAATGATATAGAAGCGGAGTCTCGTGGAGGTGATATTTATGTTTCACGTTTGAGCTCTTCCGGGAAATGGGGGGCACCAAAATCAATGGGGAAACCAATTAATACTACGTATGCTGAATTAGGTGCATGCATCTCTCCGGATGGTAAGACCTTATATTTTGTTAGTGAGCGTCAAGGCGGGAAAGGCAATGCCGATATCTGGATGGTAAAACGTAAAACACGTACCGAATGGGAAAAACCTGTTAACTTAGGAGATGTTGTGAATACCGTTGAAGATGATGCAGGTATATTTTTAGCTCCTGATGGAAAAACATTGTTCTTTACTTCTAAGGGTCACAACTCGATGGGTGGATACGATGTATTTAAAACGGTAAACGAAGGAGGAAAGTGGAGTACTCCGGTAAATTTGGGGTATCCAATCAATACCATTTACAACGACTTCTGCTTTAGCTTGTCTGTAGATGCAAAAACAGGATACATTGCCAGCAATAGAAAAGGTGGATTAGGTGGTCGTGATGTTTACAAAGTAGATTTAACGAACTATATGGTTCTTGAAAAAGACATGAAGAAAAAAGCAACAGCGGATGGACCAGTAATGGCCATTTTGAAAGGCGATGTATTTGATGGGTCTGCTGGTGCGGGAATGGAAGCAGAAATTGTAGTTTATGATGAAACAGGAACAACGAAAGTAGGTAGCACAACTTCTTCAGAAGGAAGCGGTGAGTATTTCTTAACCTTGTTATCAGGAAAAACATATCTGGTAAAGATTGAAGTAAAAGGCTTTAAACCGGTTGAAGAAAAAGTAGAAATAAAAGCAGCAAAGGAAGGAGCAACATCTGTTGTGAAACATTATTTGTTGTATAAAAAATAA
- a CDS encoding menaquinone biosynthesis protein, with the protein MKKVKVSIVSYLNSKPFIAGFNHSDILDKMELDLDIPSVCAQKLMDGTVDLGLIPVAVLPLLKDKFIVSDYCIGAVGKVASVNLYSNVPLQEITSVLLDYQSRTSVSLVKVLAKNFWKIEPKWEPATENYENTISGTTAAVIIGDRTFGLENKYKYNYDLSEEWQKFTGLPFVFACWVANKELSQSFIAEFNKALQIGLDMRSELAADLQKSNKYATNVEVYLRQNIDYDYDTAKKKGLELFLSYQANLQQ; encoded by the coding sequence ATGAAAAAAGTGAAAGTATCCATTGTTTCTTATTTGAATTCAAAGCCGTTTATTGCTGGATTCAATCATTCAGATATATTGGATAAAATGGAATTGGATTTGGATATCCCTTCTGTTTGTGCTCAAAAATTGATGGATGGAACGGTTGATTTAGGTTTGATTCCAGTTGCGGTACTACCTTTATTAAAAGATAAATTTATTGTCAGCGATTATTGTATTGGTGCAGTAGGTAAAGTGGCTTCGGTGAACCTATATAGTAATGTCCCTTTGCAGGAAATTACATCTGTTCTGTTGGATTATCAATCGCGTACTTCTGTTTCGTTGGTGAAAGTACTGGCTAAAAATTTCTGGAAAATTGAACCGAAATGGGAACCTGCAACTGAGAATTATGAAAACACAATTTCAGGAACCACGGCTGCAGTGATTATTGGTGATCGCACCTTTGGTTTAGAAAATAAATATAAATACAACTACGATTTATCAGAAGAATGGCAAAAATTTACCGGACTTCCATTTGTTTTTGCCTGCTGGGTGGCGAACAAAGAACTTTCACAATCTTTTATCGCAGAATTTAATAAAGCGCTCCAAATAGGCTTGGATATGCGTTCCGAATTGGCAGCCGACTTGCAAAAAAGCAATAAATATGCTACAAATGTGGAGGTCTATCTTCGTCAGAATATCGACTACGACTACGATACAGCCAAAAAGAAAGGTTTGGAACTATTTTTGTCTTATCAGGCAAATCTTCAGCAATAA
- a CDS encoding T9SS type A sorting domain-containing protein, with translation MKKLVLLSIAIIAFTFSSKSQNITCGNFCILNINNIDTVGSNTLDVTIYNGDTVFVNYPIVIVTDALGDTIANINSLFFFFGHLAGDTLTHTIPTSLDSIPAGFTGTVYYDDPTDSIAPCAYSYPMSCTVGVNEFASTASFNIYPNPATTTFNIDFSELKTSVATINIYDLTGKMVKTLTTNERLSSIDRGDLRSGIYFVQVIVADKVLTKKIVLE, from the coding sequence ATGAAAAAACTAGTACTCCTATCTATCGCAATAATCGCATTTACTTTTTCAAGTAAATCACAAAACATTACTTGCGGCAACTTTTGCATATTAAATATCAACAACATTGATACGGTGGGCAGCAACACATTGGATGTGACCATCTACAATGGCGACACCGTTTTTGTAAACTACCCGATTGTAATTGTTACAGATGCTTTAGGAGATACCATTGCTAACATCAACAGCTTGTTTTTCTTTTTCGGACACTTAGCCGGAGATACGTTAACACATACCATTCCCACATCCTTGGATAGTATTCCGGCTGGATTCACAGGAACCGTATATTATGATGACCCAACAGATTCTATTGCTCCTTGCGCTTATAGTTACCCAATGTCTTGTACAGTTGGAGTGAATGAATTCGCATCTACTGCTTCTTTCAATATTTACCCAAACCCTGCTACCACAACTTTCAACATCGACTTTTCTGAATTAAAAACTTCTGTTGCCACCATCAACATCTATGACTTGACCGGAAAAATGGTAAAAACACTTACGACCAATGAACGCTTATCATCAATAGACCGTGGCGACTTACGGAGCGGGATTTATTTTGTACAGGTGATCGTTGCTGATAAAGTTTTGACTAAGAAAATTGTGTTGGAATAA
- a CDS encoding TonB-dependent receptor has product MKKIAFIFLLLLIGLNVSAQTYTQTIRGKVIDADSKSTLFGANIILLNSDTLIGSTTDVDGKFRLDKVPVGRRALKITSIGYEETFINNIIVTSGKEVVLTIELREKVYTSEVIEIVAETDKTKANNDLVTVSSRNFLAEETGRYAGSRGDPSKMVANYAGVSSGNDARNDIIVRGNSPLGVLWRMEGVDIPNPNHFSAQGATGGPISMLNNNILGNSDFLTGAFPAEYGNKTAAVFDIKLRNGNNEQNEYTGSLGINGVELGAEGPISKKNGSSYLINYRYSTLEVFNKLGIRFGVSASPEYQDISYKVNVPTKKAGVFSLWGIGGKSKLTLLDSDRKATDWSYITGGQDLVFGASMGATGLSHLYFFNSKTSGKLSLSVSATNLDAYVDTLSPVDQSAFLDRKNKSTEANFIANYTVSKKINAKHLIKIGATYQTIYFNAESFSYSNNYGKYIYDLNVKGSTAGLVQGFAHWQFRPTDKITINSGVHYQNFLLNNTSAIEPRLGLRFQMSKKQNISLGYGLHSQMQPTIYYFYETYLPATDSYFRSNRNLDLSKSQHVILGYDLNFAKDYRLKLEGYYQYVYNVPVQKNYQSSFSMINVGNALEGIPLVDSLENKGDGENIGVELTVEKFFNKHFYYLATISVYQSKYKGSNGVEHHTSYDGGYVLNALAGYEFVLGKNKNKALSIDLKFTQAGGNRYTPIDIEKSKIYGDAVYIDEEAFSKQLKDYSRFDIKVSYKTNRKKTSQSIFLVVENIFDTQNILRESYDPVLQKIQQEYQLGLFPYFGYKIEF; this is encoded by the coding sequence GTGAAAAAAATCGCTTTCATATTTCTTCTTCTGCTAATCGGACTAAACGTATCTGCACAAACCTATACACAAACCATTCGTGGAAAAGTAATTGATGCAGATTCAAAATCCACTTTATTTGGCGCCAACATTATTTTATTAAATAGCGATACGTTAATTGGTTCCACAACGGATGTGGATGGAAAATTCAGATTGGATAAAGTACCTGTTGGAAGACGTGCCTTAAAAATTACATCCATCGGTTACGAAGAAACATTCATCAATAATATTATTGTTACGTCCGGGAAAGAAGTGGTGCTGACCATTGAACTTCGCGAAAAAGTATACACCTCCGAAGTAATTGAAATTGTTGCAGAAACAGATAAAACGAAAGCAAACAATGATTTGGTAACGGTTTCGTCTCGTAATTTTTTGGCAGAAGAAACCGGACGATATGCCGGCAGCAGAGGCGATCCCAGCAAAATGGTTGCAAACTATGCCGGTGTTTCTTCCGGCAATGACGCGCGTAACGACATCATCGTGAGAGGGAATTCTCCTCTAGGTGTGCTCTGGCGGATGGAAGGCGTAGACATTCCAAACCCGAATCATTTCTCAGCACAAGGAGCAACTGGTGGCCCCATCAGCATGCTTAACAACAACATTTTAGGCAACTCCGATTTTTTAACCGGTGCTTTCCCTGCTGAATACGGAAATAAAACAGCAGCCGTTTTTGATATTAAATTACGTAATGGAAACAACGAACAAAATGAATACACCGGATCACTTGGTATCAATGGAGTAGAACTTGGAGCGGAAGGTCCTATCTCAAAAAAGAATGGAAGCTCATACTTAATTAATTACCGTTATTCTACATTAGAAGTATTTAACAAACTGGGGATTCGCTTTGGCGTTTCTGCCAGTCCTGAGTATCAAGACATATCTTACAAAGTAAATGTGCCAACAAAAAAAGCAGGTGTTTTTTCATTGTGGGGAATTGGTGGAAAAAGCAAATTGACCTTACTGGATAGCGACCGAAAAGCAACAGATTGGTCGTACATCACAGGCGGACAAGATTTAGTATTTGGTGCAAGCATGGGCGCGACAGGCCTTTCGCATTTGTACTTTTTTAATTCAAAAACATCTGGAAAACTTTCATTGTCTGTTTCGGCAACCAATTTGGATGCCTATGTGGATACCCTTTCACCTGTTGACCAATCGGCATTTCTAGATCGAAAAAACAAATCAACTGAAGCAAATTTTATTGCCAACTATACTGTTTCAAAAAAAATAAATGCCAAACATTTAATTAAAATCGGAGCAACCTATCAAACCATTTATTTTAATGCTGAATCGTTTTCCTATTCAAACAATTATGGAAAATACATTTACGACCTGAATGTAAAAGGCTCTACCGCAGGTTTGGTGCAAGGCTTTGCACATTGGCAATTTCGACCAACCGACAAAATTACAATCAACAGTGGCGTGCATTATCAGAACTTTTTACTCAACAACACCTCCGCCATTGAACCACGATTGGGATTACGTTTTCAAATGAGCAAAAAACAAAACATTAGTTTGGGTTATGGATTGCATAGTCAAATGCAACCCACCATTTATTATTTTTACGAAACCTACCTTCCCGCTACAGACAGCTATTTCAGAAGCAACCGAAATTTGGATTTATCAAAAAGTCAACATGTCATTTTGGGGTACGACTTGAATTTTGCAAAAGATTATCGATTGAAGCTGGAAGGTTATTATCAATATGTTTACAATGTGCCGGTACAAAAAAATTATCAATCTTCATTCTCAATGATTAATGTAGGAAATGCATTGGAGGGAATACCGCTGGTAGATAGCTTAGAAAACAAAGGAGATGGAGAAAACATAGGGGTTGAATTGACCGTTGAAAAATTCTTTAATAAACATTTTTATTACCTCGCTACCATTTCAGTCTATCAATCAAAATACAAAGGAAGCAATGGTGTGGAGCATCATACCAGTTATGACGGAGGATATGTTTTAAATGCGTTAGCAGGATATGAATTTGTACTTGGAAAAAACAAAAACAAAGCCTTATCCATTGATTTAAAATTCACACAAGCAGGAGGCAACAGATATACACCAATTGACATAGAGAAATCAAAAATTTATGGTGATGCCGTTTATATCGATGAAGAAGCATTTTCAAAACAATTAAAAGATTATTCCCGATTCGACATCAAAGTTTCCTATAAAACCAATCGTAAAAAAACATCACAAAGTATCTTTTTAGTAGTCGAGAACATTTTTGACACCCAAAATATTTTAAGAGAATCCTACGATCCGGTTTTACAAAAAATTCAGCAAGAATACCAGTTAGGATTGTTTCCTTACTTTGGGTATAAAATTGAGTTTTAA
- a CDS encoding CTP synthase yields MSASTKYIFVTGGVTSSLGKGILAASLAKLLQARGYTVTIQKLDPYINVDPGTLNPYEHGECFVTDDGAETDLDLGHYERFLNVPTSQANNVTTGRIYQSVIEKERRGDYLGKTVQVIPHITDEIKNRVKLLGKTGNYQFVITEIGGTVGDIESLPYVEAVRQLKWELGKDAMVIHLTLIPYLSTTGELKTKPTQHSVKLLLEYGVQPDVLVCRTEHPLNRDLRNKIALFCNVAPNAVIEARDASTIYEVPLLMEEEQLDVVVLNQLGLPVSENIDLGKWKDFLQKFKHPKHQVRIGLVGKYVELKDSYKSISEAFIHAGAANDCKVEIEWIHSESITDENVEEKFAGLGGILVAPGFGQRGIEGKITAIKYARENNVPFFGICLGMQCAVIEFARNVLGFKDANSTEMNPGTTNPVIDLLEAQKKVTKKGGTMRLGSYPCNVSENTKAWEIYKQKEINERHRHRYEFNNEYLQDFEKAGMFASGINPEGGLVEIVEIKDHPWFVGVQFHPEYKSTVANPHPLFVHFVKAAIEIKKLVH; encoded by the coding sequence ATGTCAGCATCAACTAAGTACATATTTGTTACCGGAGGAGTTACGTCTTCATTAGGAAAAGGAATTTTAGCCGCATCGTTGGCGAAGCTATTACAAGCAAGAGGTTATACCGTTACCATCCAAAAATTAGACCCCTACATTAACGTAGATCCGGGAACATTAAACCCTTATGAACATGGCGAATGTTTTGTAACGGATGATGGTGCTGAAACCGATTTGGATTTAGGACATTACGAACGCTTTTTGAATGTTCCGACATCACAAGCAAACAATGTAACTACCGGAAGAATTTATCAATCCGTTATTGAGAAAGAAAGACGCGGTGATTACTTGGGAAAAACCGTACAGGTAATCCCTCACATCACCGATGAGATAAAAAATCGTGTAAAATTATTAGGCAAAACCGGCAACTATCAATTTGTAATTACTGAAATTGGTGGAACCGTTGGTGATATTGAATCTCTTCCTTATGTGGAGGCGGTTCGTCAATTAAAATGGGAATTAGGGAAAGATGCAATGGTGATTCACCTAACATTGATTCCATATCTATCTACTACAGGAGAATTAAAAACCAAACCGACACAACACTCCGTAAAACTATTGTTGGAATACGGTGTTCAACCCGATGTGTTAGTTTGTAGAACAGAACACCCATTAAACAGAGATCTTAGAAATAAAATTGCCTTGTTTTGTAACGTTGCACCTAATGCAGTTATTGAAGCACGCGATGCAAGCACAATCTATGAAGTGCCTTTATTAATGGAAGAAGAACAATTGGATGTTGTTGTTTTGAATCAATTAGGACTCCCTGTTTCTGAAAACATCGATTTAGGAAAGTGGAAAGATTTCTTACAAAAATTTAAACATCCGAAACATCAAGTACGCATTGGACTGGTTGGAAAATACGTTGAATTAAAAGATTCATACAAATCTATTTCAGAAGCATTCATACATGCGGGTGCGGCCAACGATTGCAAAGTAGAAATCGAATGGATTCATTCTGAAAGTATCACAGATGAAAATGTTGAAGAAAAATTTGCAGGATTAGGTGGTATTTTAGTTGCCCCGGGATTCGGACAGCGTGGAATAGAAGGAAAAATCACCGCCATCAAATATGCACGCGAAAACAATGTACCATTTTTCGGAATTTGTTTAGGTATGCAATGTGCCGTGATTGAATTTGCAAGAAATGTTTTGGGCTTTAAAGATGCCAACTCTACAGAAATGAATCCGGGAACTACTAATCCGGTGATTGATTTGTTAGAAGCGCAAAAGAAAGTAACCAAAAAAGGTGGTACCATGCGTTTGGGCTCCTACCCATGTAATGTTTCAGAAAACACAAAAGCTTGGGAGATATACAAACAAAAGGAAATCAACGAACGTCACCGTCACCGTTATGAATTTAATAACGAATACTTACAGGATTTTGAAAAAGCAGGCATGTTTGCGTCCGGAATAAATCCGGAAGGTGGCTTAGTAGAAATCGTTGAAATTAAAGATCACCCTTGGTTTGTGGGCGTTCAGTTTCACCCTGAATACAAAAGTACCGTAGCAAACCCTCATCCGCTATTTGTGCATTTTGTAAAAGCAGCAATTGAAATTAAGAAACTCGTTCATTAG
- a CDS encoding EI24 domain-containing protein yields the protein MNKQLSFFQQFGLGIKTYGKAISFVFEKGLWMYFIYTILIALLLALGGLTLIHNLSDWLENWIMSYVTTDSENGIFHFLGSALQVLLSVGLKILFFFVFSTFSKYILLIIMSPIMALLSERTEEIITGKVYPFNLGQFLKDIWRGVMIAIRNMFIEFGFIFLGFFVVWIPIIGWVAALFLIIVSYYFYGFSMIDYVSERRRMGISQSVSFVRQHKGLAIGNGFIFALVFAIPFVGGMIAAVIAPVAACIAVMEIENKQ from the coding sequence ATGAACAAGCAGTTATCCTTCTTCCAACAATTTGGTTTGGGAATAAAAACCTACGGCAAAGCCATTTCTTTTGTTTTTGAGAAAGGTTTGTGGATGTATTTTATTTATACCATTTTGATTGCATTATTGCTGGCATTGGGTGGGTTAACCTTAATCCATAATTTATCCGACTGGCTTGAAAATTGGATTATGTCGTATGTAACTACAGACTCTGAAAATGGTATCTTTCATTTCTTAGGCAGTGCCTTGCAAGTGCTGTTGTCGGTTGGCTTAAAGATTTTGTTCTTTTTTGTTTTCTCCACGTTTAGTAAATATATTTTGTTAATCATTATGTCTCCGATCATGGCATTATTGTCTGAGCGTACTGAAGAAATTATTACAGGGAAGGTTTATCCATTTAATTTGGGTCAGTTTTTGAAAGATATTTGGCGAGGAGTGATGATTGCAATTCGTAATATGTTTATTGAATTTGGTTTTATTTTCTTGGGTTTCTTTGTCGTTTGGATTCCAATTATTGGATGGGTTGCTGCCCTCTTTTTAATTATTGTTTCCTATTACTTTTATGGGTTTTCAATGATTGATTACGTGAGTGAAAGACGAAGAATGGGTATTTCACAAAGTGTTTCTTTTGTCCGCCAACACAAAGGGTTGGCCATTGGAAATGGATTTATTTTTGCATTAGTATTTGCCATTCCGTTTGTTGGTGGAATGATTGCAGCGGTGATCGCTCCTGTTGCAGCGTGTATTGCAGTAATGGAGATCGAAAACAAACAATAG
- a CDS encoding TonB-dependent receptor, with amino-acid sequence MSIPTLLIKRLSIAFFILFTSAAVAQVGTVRGFVYLKDSGEPVLFTNVILKGTTIGNATDVNGYFSINKVPPGNYTLMITSIGYDSLLENITVKAGDIITKKLYLTKANVKLNVVEISAEQEAKQTETQISVNKIDPITIKKLPSVGGEPDLAQYLQVLPGVIFTGDQGGQLYIRGGSPIQNKVLLDGMIVYNPFHSIGLFSVFDADIIRNADVYSGGFGAEYGGRISSIMDITTRDGNKRRVSGKIAASPFGAKVLAEGPLIKQKEDSKATASFILSAKTSYLPTTSKVLYSYIDPEGLPFSFNDYYGKVSFNANNGSKLNLFGFNFNDKVNYKAVQEMKWDSYGGGGNFLLVPQNSPILVTGNFAYSQYKIKIKPEIDSVKTSAIKGFNMGVGFTYFSGKSEINYGLEVLGFRTDFDFYNASNRHISQEESTTEIGGYVKVKYVSKKKKLLLEPSMRVMYYASLANFSPEPRFSMKWNIIPRLRFKFATGMYSQNLIAATSERDVVNLFYGFLSGPDNLPEQYTDENGEVQKVKHKLQKANHYVAGFEFDIAKHWDLNIEAYRKDFKQLTNLNTNKMFDDTPENASIPEELKSDFIIETGRAQGIDMVLKYDHKRLYLWFVYSLSYVNRWDGLQTYRPHFDRRHNANIVGSYIFGKNRNWEFDVRWNLGSGFPFKPTGGFYEDQNFTQGINTNYVSSNGELNYYFDEGQTKELPWYHRLDITVKRTFLFFENTKLEAAVGATNVYNRPNVFYFDRVRYKRVDQLPLLPTVSLVMTF; translated from the coding sequence ATGAGTATCCCAACATTACTTATTAAACGATTATCTATTGCTTTTTTTATTCTTTTTACTTCTGCAGCAGTTGCTCAAGTAGGAACGGTGCGCGGTTTTGTTTACTTGAAAGATTCCGGTGAACCGGTTCTTTTCACGAACGTTATTTTAAAAGGAACAACCATTGGTAATGCAACGGATGTAAATGGATACTTTTCGATTAACAAAGTCCCTCCAGGAAACTACACATTGATGATTACTTCCATCGGCTACGATAGTTTGTTGGAAAACATTACTGTAAAAGCGGGAGACATTATCACTAAAAAACTATACCTCACCAAAGCAAATGTTAAATTAAATGTTGTTGAAATTTCTGCAGAACAAGAAGCCAAGCAAACCGAAACACAAATTTCAGTAAATAAGATTGACCCGATAACCATCAAAAAATTACCCTCAGTTGGTGGAGAACCTGATTTAGCACAATATTTACAAGTTTTGCCAGGAGTAATTTTTACCGGTGACCAAGGTGGACAGCTCTACATCAGAGGAGGCTCGCCTATTCAGAATAAAGTATTATTGGATGGTATGATTGTATACAATCCCTTCCACTCGATTGGTTTGTTTTCAGTTTTTGATGCAGATATCATTCGTAATGCGGATGTATACAGTGGAGGATTTGGTGCTGAGTATGGCGGAAGAATCTCTTCCATCATGGACATTACCACTCGAGATGGAAACAAGCGCAGAGTATCCGGTAAAATTGCGGCAAGTCCTTTTGGAGCGAAAGTATTAGCAGAAGGGCCATTGATTAAACAAAAAGAAGACAGTAAAGCAACTGCATCTTTTATTCTTTCTGCAAAAACATCCTATTTGCCAACTACTTCAAAAGTCCTATACAGCTATATTGATCCGGAAGGCTTACCATTTAGCTTTAACGATTATTATGGTAAAGTATCATTTAATGCCAACAACGGTAGTAAATTAAACTTGTTTGGGTTTAACTTTAATGACAAAGTAAACTACAAAGCGGTGCAGGAAATGAAATGGGATTCGTATGGTGGTGGCGGTAACTTCTTGTTGGTTCCACAAAACTCCCCTATTTTGGTAACTGGTAACTTTGCGTATTCTCAGTACAAAATAAAAATAAAACCTGAAATTGACTCTGTAAAAACAAGTGCCATCAAAGGTTTCAACATGGGTGTAGGATTCACTTACTTCTCAGGAAAAAGTGAAATCAACTACGGTTTAGAAGTATTGGGATTCCGAACAGATTTTGATTTCTACAACGCTTCCAATCGACATATTTCACAAGAAGAAAGCACCACCGAAATTGGCGGATATGTAAAAGTAAAATACGTTTCTAAAAAGAAAAAATTATTACTTGAGCCCAGCATGAGGGTCATGTATTACGCTTCATTGGCAAACTTCTCACCTGAACCCCGTTTCAGCATGAAATGGAATATCATTCCAAGATTGCGCTTCAAATTTGCAACCGGTATGTATTCACAAAACTTAATTGCTGCAACTTCTGAAAGAGATGTTGTGAATTTATTCTACGGTTTCTTATCCGGCCCTGATAACTTACCGGAACAATATACGGATGAAAATGGCGAAGTTCAAAAAGTAAAACACAAACTACAAAAGGCAAACCATTATGTTGCCGGATTTGAATTTGACATTGCCAAGCATTGGGATTTGAATATCGAAGCATATCGCAAAGATTTCAAACAATTGACCAATTTGAATACCAATAAAATGTTTGACGACACCCCTGAAAACGCTTCTATACCTGAGGAATTAAAAAGCGATTTCATCATTGAAACCGGAAGAGCGCAAGGGATTGACATGGTGTTAAAATATGATCACAAACGCTTGTATTTATGGTTTGTTTATTCCTTATCGTATGTAAATCGTTGGGATGGACTTCAAACCTATCGACCACATTTCGACAGAAGACACAATGCAAACATTGTTGGATCCTATATTTTTGGTAAAAACCGTAACTGGGAATTTGATGTACGCTGGAATTTAGGTTCCGGCTTCCCTTTCAAGCCTACAGGAGGATTTTACGAAGATCAAAACTTTACCCAAGGTATTAATACCAACTATGTAAGTAGCAATGGAGAATTGAACTATTATTTTGATGAAGGTCAAACCAAAGAATTGCCGTGGTATCACCGTTTGGATATTACCGTAAAACGCACCTTCCTGTTCTTTGAAAACACGAAATTGGAAGCAGCGGTTGGCGCAACCAATGTTTACAACCGACCGAATGTATTCTATTTTGACCGTGTACGCTATAAACGTGTAGACCAATTGCCGTTATTACCAACGGTAAGTTTGGTAATGACATTCTAG